The proteins below come from a single Streptosporangiales bacterium genomic window:
- a CDS encoding alpha/beta fold hydrolase: protein MTGAMAEDIDVRSLASHWTARCVENGVPMDDYARITGGVESWERWCAGWESVADLRCRDADAAEERGATLTAAELRLVATLEYHFGKFLFVHDLPVLRAVHAKAVQSYRQAMVALPWPGRRLDVPYEGTELSGVLRLPDGDGRPSPTVVVVPGLDATKEEMHRLQEVFLRRGMATYSFDGPGQGEAEFDLPLRTDWEAVASAAVDALVREPTVDADRLAVVGVSLGGYFAARAASVEPRFVAGASVGGCYSMGECWSRLPLLTRRAFVVRSGASSDAEGHERADTFTLADLEALGGTPFLVMHGGRDRLFGDDQARRLTTHFGDDAELVVEPDGNHVLHNLAYRVRPAVADWVARRLVVG, encoded by the coding sequence ATGACGGGTGCCATGGCTGAAGACATCGATGTGAGATCCCTGGCGAGCCACTGGACGGCCCGCTGCGTCGAGAACGGCGTGCCGATGGACGACTACGCCAGGATCACCGGCGGGGTGGAGTCGTGGGAGCGGTGGTGTGCCGGCTGGGAGTCGGTCGCGGACCTCAGGTGCCGTGACGCCGACGCGGCCGAGGAGCGTGGCGCGACGTTGACGGCCGCCGAGCTCCGGCTGGTGGCGACGCTGGAGTACCACTTCGGGAAGTTCTTGTTCGTCCATGACCTACCCGTCCTGCGTGCCGTGCACGCGAAGGCGGTGCAGAGCTACCGGCAGGCGATGGTCGCGCTGCCCTGGCCGGGCCGCCGCCTCGACGTCCCGTACGAGGGCACCGAGCTGTCCGGCGTGCTCCGGCTGCCCGACGGGGACGGGCGCCCGAGCCCCACGGTCGTCGTCGTGCCCGGCCTCGACGCGACGAAGGAGGAGATGCACCGGCTGCAGGAGGTGTTCCTGCGGCGCGGCATGGCCACGTACTCCTTCGACGGGCCGGGCCAGGGCGAGGCCGAGTTCGACCTTCCGCTGCGTACCGACTGGGAGGCGGTGGCGAGCGCGGCCGTCGACGCGCTGGTGAGGGAGCCGACGGTCGACGCGGACCGGCTCGCGGTCGTCGGAGTGAGCCTCGGCGGCTACTTCGCGGCGCGCGCTGCATCCGTGGAGCCGCGGTTCGTCGCCGGCGCGAGTGTCGGCGGCTGCTACAGCATGGGCGAGTGCTGGTCGCGGCTGCCGCTGCTCACCCGGCGGGCGTTCGTCGTACGGTCGGGTGCGTCCAGCGACGCGGAGGGACACGAGCGCGCGGACACCTTCACCCTGGCCGATCTCGAGGCGTTGGGCGGCACCCCGTTCCTGGTGATGCACGGCGGGAGGGACCGCCTGTTCGGCGACGACCAGGCGCGACGGCTGACGACCCACTTCGGCGACGACGCGGAGCTGGTGGTCGAGCCCGACGGCAACCATGTGTTGCACAACCTCGCGTACCGCGTGCGTCCCGCGGTGGCCGACTGGGTGGCGCGGCGGCTCGTCGTAGGGTGA